Within the Bacteroidota bacterium genome, the region GGAAGCAAAGTTAACTGGAACGCTCCCAATATTTTAACAACATCAAATAAATGCTGGTTTTTATACACAAAAGCCCGGCTCAACGACAGTGAATGATTACCGACAGGTTCCGAAGGGTTGTTCATGTTGTAAATATCGGAATCTGAAATTAAACCCAGGAACTGGACATCGTTGACAATCGGAAGGTGTGAAACCTTCAGTTCATCCATCATCCCCAGGGCATCTTCTCCTTTATCGCTGGTTTTCAGTGGAGTAATTTGATCCTGTATGAGTTCTATTGCGTACATATTTAATGGTCATTTTTAAGTATATCGTCATCCTGCAAAATGTTCAGATAATTTTGATATCTCGACAGGGGTATCTTGCCGGAATTTACAGCTTCCTTTACCGCACAACCCGGTTCATGCACATGAGTGCAATTATAATATTTACAAAGGTGCATCCATTGTCTCATTTCAGGATAGCGTTCAGCAATTTCTTCCGGTTTGAAATCGTATAATCCAAATTCTCTGATACCCGGAGTATCAATGATGAATCCTCCGTTACTCAATGGAAACATTTCCGCAAACGTTGTTGTATGCATTCCTTTTTGATGAAATGCGGAGAGTTTACGTGTTCTAAGATTGAGGCCGGGGATGATGGCATTTATTAATTCTGTTTTCCCAACACCGGAATGGCCTGACAGAAGGTTAATCTTTCCTGCCAGAAGAGAATGAAGCCGATCGAGATTATCGCCTCTCAGTGCAGAAACACTTACGCAAGGATAACCTGCTGAAGAATAAATAGCCGTAAGCTCTTCCAATTGAGACAGGGATTGATCATCATAAATATCCAACTTATTGAAAATAATGGCAGCCGGAATGTGATAGGCTTCCGAAGTAATCAGAAAACGGTCAATAAACCCTGTTGATGTACGAGGGAAGGCAAGAGTAACAATAAGGCAGGCCTGATCAAGGTTTGCAGCAATTACATGAGATTGCCTGGAAAGTTTGGTGGCTCTTCTGACGATATAATTGCGACGGGATTTTATGGATTCAATGATCCCGGTTTGTTCCTCATCCTGGAAAATAACATCAACCTTATCCCCTACTACCACCGGATTGGTTGCCTTACTCCCTTTAA harbors:
- the rsgA gene encoding ribosome small subunit-dependent GTPase A codes for the protein MEGIVTKSTGSWYMVRTTDALELPCRLKGKFRIKGSKATNPVVVGDKVDVIFQDEEQTGIIESIKSRRNYIVRRATKLSRQSHVIAANLDQACLIVTLAFPRTSTGFIDRFLITSEAYHIPAAIIFNKLDIYDDQSLSQLEELTAIYSSAGYPCVSVSALRGDNLDRLHSLLAGKINLLSGHSGVGKTELINAIIPGLNLRTRKLSAFHQKGMHTTTFAEMFPLSNGGFIIDTPGIREFGLYDFKPEEIAERYPEMRQWMHLCKYYNCTHVHEPGCAVKEAVNSGKIPLSRYQNYLNILQDDDILKNDH